Part of the Mycobacteriales bacterium genome, GCCAGCGCGCGGACAGCCGATCCGGCGACCGGGCTGGATCGGGCGCGACCACGGCGAGCGCGGCCGGCGAGATCACGTAGGCCCCGGCGGAAGCCCGGACGACGCGCTCGGTCATGTTGCCCTTGCGGCGCTCCTCGACCAGCTCCACCAGGCCGTGCTGCTCAAGCGTCTTGACGTGGTAGTTGACCTTCTGCCGGGCAAGCCCGAGCCGCGCCGCGAGTGTCGTCGCGGTCTGTGGCTCGGCCAGCTCCGCGAGCATCCGGGCCCGGATCGGATCGAGCGAGGCCTCCGCGGCTGCGGCGTCCTCGATC contains:
- a CDS encoding helix-turn-helix domain-containing protein; this translates as MHDVAVIEDAAAAEASLDPIRARMLAELAEPQTATTLAARLGLARQKVNYHVKTLEQHGLVELVEERRKGNMTERVVRASAGAYVISPAALAVVAPDPARSPDRLSARW